The following proteins are encoded in a genomic region of Xenopus laevis strain J_2021 chromosome 3L, Xenopus_laevis_v10.1, whole genome shotgun sequence:
- the nipal4.L gene encoding magnesium transporter NIPA4: protein MARLPSDHGCVNGSLVALSCPSHQVLCRIVGEIDLPSSVYQNLTLDAGLSQAVTQNYEFLSGLLLAVLSSLLIGSSVILKKKGLLRLCRQGGTRAGAGGHGYLKDWMWWAGLLTMGGGEAANFAAYAFAPATIVTPLGALSVLISAVMSSYLLGESLNVLGKLGCTLSVLGSTVMVIHAPEEQEVTTLEDMTLKLQDPGFIAYISLLLICCLVLIFLLSPRYGHTNILIYLAICSLLGAFSVSSVKGLGIAVKSLISGQSVVTHPLPWILIPILILSVVTQVNYLNKSLDVFNTSLVFPIYYVLFTSVVIATSLILFKEWVAMSALDGVGAVCGFLIIILGVFMLHAFKDLDLSLQQQLQTLSPLPPLHFSSKEDKISLIDSMEIEAIDGKPKVFVIYT, encoded by the exons ATGGCTCGTCTCCCGTCAGATCATGGCTGTGTCAATG GCTCTCTAGTTGCATTAAGCTGCCCTTCGCACCAGGTGCTGTGCCGGATCGTGGGCGAGATCGACCTCCCCAGCTCTGTCTATCAGAACCTGACGCTGGACGCCGGCTTGTCGCAGGCTGTAACACAAAACTACGAATTCCTTAGCGGTTTGCTGTTGGCCGTGTTGTCCAGCCTCCTTATTGGCAGCAGCGTCATCCTCAAAAAGAAAGGGCTCCTACGCCTGTGTCGACAAGGAGGGACGCGTGCAG GTGCTGGTGGACATGGTTATCTGAAAGACTGGATGTGGTGGGCAGGACTATTAACAA TGGGGGGAGGCGAGGCTGCCAATTTTGCTGCTTATGCGTTTGCACCTGCCACCATTGTCACTCCCCTGGGGGCGCTCAGTGTCCTAATCAG CGCTGTGATGTCTTCCTATCTGCTCGGAGAGAGCCTGAATGTCTTGGGGAAGTTGGGGTGTACTCTCAGTGTCCTGGGAAGCACTGTAATGGTAATCCATGCCCCTGAGGAGCAAGAGGTCACCACTTTAGAAGATATGACCCTCAAGCTGCAGGATCCAG GTTTCATAGCCTATATCAGTCTCTTGCTGATCTGCTGCTTGGTTCTGATCTTCCTCCTTTCCCCTCGTTATGGTCACACCAACATCCTTATCTACCTGGCAATCTGCTCGCTTTTGGGTGCCTTCTCGGTGTCTTCGGTGAAAGGTTTAGGAATAGCAGTAAAGAGCCTGATTTCTGGACAGTCTGTTGTCACACACCCTCTGCCCTGGATCCTCATCCCTATCTTGATCTTATCAGTGGTTACCCAAGTAAACTACCTCAACAAGTCTTTGGATGTGTTCAACACCTCATTAGTATTCCCTATCTATTATGTGCTGTTCACAAGTGTGGTTATAGCCACCTCCCTCATCCTCTTCAAGGAATGGGTTGCTATGTCTGCCTTGGATGGAGTTGGAGCAGTCTGCGGCTTTCTCATCATCATTTTGGGGGTCTTCATGTTGCACGCTTTCAAGGACCTAGACCTCAGTCTTCAGCAACAACTGCAGACACTTTCCCCTTTACCTCCTCTCCATTTCTCCTCAAAGGAGGACAAGATTTCGTTGATCGACAGTATGGAAATAGAGGCCATAGATGGCAAACCTAAGGTCTTTGTCATCTATACTTGA